ATATGCCGCTGTGATCATCATCCAAAATCATTACTGTCGCCAGGCTTGGCGAGACGAGCATTGCTGGCTGTGACACGTTACTGAGcctaaaaaaatcagaaaattctCACACTAATTTATTAGGTATTAACAAAAGAATAATAGTTTAGCAAAACGATAGCACatgctataataataaaattttcaaaacaaaaatgcTGCTTTAAGTCgtcatatttgtatttttaaaaaggagatatatctatttttataagttttatttattaaagattaattaaattttaaaataattaattaatattttttctgcaatCACTGTGATATAAATAGCTTTTACGTCCTTCGGATCGACAAGCTCTTGATTGCATATCCTATAATTCGGAGGTAgacaaatcttttattttccgTCTAAAAATGTCATCTTATAGAATACTTTTAATCAGATTTGCAGATGATCCGCTCTATAATTTCAACGCTGAATGTTGGCCATTCAGAGGAGATTTCTCcaggattttatttttatctggcCTCCTTTGATATCTTTTCTGAATAAGATgcttttttgctttttactcTTATCtaaattcttctattttatttcgcgataTAAACAATAGTCTTTGttttctacattatttatttatttattatatttttattatttatttaatatttatttatcttatttattctgctttttttataataacgcgCTCATTGAACGAATACTATTTGCGCGAGATAagaaaatctatagtttacaccgataattaaattcaaactCGTGAGGCATACAAAGATTATTAAGTAACAATAGTTTTCTCCTCGACCCACATCGCTAATAATCGCTGCAACACTTTTCTGTAATCGATGCAGAAATACAGAAACGAGCGAATTTAATATCCTCCGCGGGTTATTTTCATCGAATTATCAAATACGTTTATCTCAGCGtacattttacttataaatttaagtgTACATGCATGTGCGATTTTTGCGCGACCTCACGATGCAATCTGACATGCAAAGTTACgttccaaataatttaaatatgaggCTACCTTGCTTGTACAATTTCTAATAATGGCGTGAAATAAAAGAGtctgcacggagaaaattttatatcaaaaattattatgtacggCAGTACTCGCGGACTGTGAAggagttataaaaatttttattatgtttttcacatagtatttaaacttataactCCTCTTATTGTGCGCGACTACTGCCGTATCATagtaatttgttatataaaattttcttcgtgTATTCGTTCTAGTTATACTTTATTGACCTCACCGAGAAACACATCTCCGTGCttgcataaaatatagatatatacacGTAAAAAgatcgaaagaaaaaaagagaaaaatatcatgCAAAAGATATAACTAAAGAATAGCTCTAAAGTCGGCGGTATATGTGATACCAATCGAAcatcttttatcatttatgcGTAAGCGTATTTTTGTAATGCGACAAGGGAGCAATTTCTTTCTACGTAAACAGactgaattaattataaacattttcctCGTAACATTATcattgttcaattttaacgatTACGACATTTACAATAAAAGAGACAAAGAATAcgggaaatagaaataaactaattaaatatatgctGCTTAATTGAATATACTAATCATGTAGTAATTGCATTCTGTGtgtataaatgttaattaagaaTGCTAGTAAGAGCTTGAGTTTTATGAAGAAGAATAGTCACGCTAATCGCTCTTAATGCCTTTGATTAAATCAATTAGTAACGGCTTATTCGCTGATTAAATTGCGGATGCCACTTGTTTGAAATGAATTGGATGATTGCCCCTTCGCCGATAGTCAATGATCATAGTACGCTAGATGCATTATAGATGCACTTTGAAGAACCACGCCTCTTTCGAAAGCGAACCCGATCgcataaaattgtttctacatacagggtgtttcataatgtccgtgtcaacgctcgtgtgcgagtagagtgcggtaaactgagtaaaaaagttctttaccgttttgcaattttcgcaataataattgagatattaattaaaaaggattgacgaataatcgcgcgttgcacGCGGCTAGACCGTAGGCTGTACATACactctaggcgtgacagcaacgaGGATCGCACGGCAACGgaaaataacaacgcatgGCGAGAGCAAGAGTAATacgtgttattatttttcgttgccgtgcgatcctcgttgctgtcacgcctagagtGTAGCCGTGCGCAACGCGTGATTATTCGTCAGTCTACctgcacacgagcgttggcacggacattatgaaacaccctgtatataatatagtgaCTTAAAATGCCACAAGCTATCTAGCCACCATAAATTATTGAGAttagcataataattatacgtgatatacaattgataaaaatctagataataaataatatatatttgcgattattaatatcatataagtaattttttgcaatctaaattttgcaaaaccgaatacaaaaattttattcttgatCGAATTTCTCAAGtggattttttaatagaatcttAAACTGAGgatataaatatcgaaatatttattcgattttaatgttgaaatatgcaaaatcGTAAAGAATACGATGTTTAATGAAACTTTAGCGAAagtataattgttttaattttttaatgtgaaatattattctccTCTTCGAAAATATGTtatcattttgcaaaaataatgatcATTTCACCAACCTAACGTAGAAATGCTCGTCTTCTTCAAACAATTCATCATCGATAACAGAGAGCTTGATGGTCTTATTGGTTTCGCCAGGTGCGAAGTTTAGAGTGCCTTTAGCGCTGACATAATCAGATCCTGCTTCGGCGGAACCATCCTCCGTGCAATAATCCACACTGCAGGGTCTGCTGAGATCGCCTCCAGCTCTAGTAACTCCCACTTCGAAGGTTCCGACGTTCTCCATCACGGTATAATGACCGGGTTCAAAGAACACTCTCATGGCATTGACGTGTTCAATGTCGATACTCTCGGCTTCCGCTTTCTGCAACTCGGCCTTGACCTCGCTGAGGTCACTTTGCGCTCTTTCGCTGATCTTCCTACTAAGATTCCCCGCGCCCACCATTTTTCTCGTAGCCTGCACTCTGTAAAAAGCCCTGCTCTTCGGGCCCTTACCCAGTACCTCTTCGTGAGCCATGACTTCCAATTGTTCCAGCGGTAGAGCAGGGTACTTTTTGCGCAATTCTTTCAAAGTATTAATGTAGTCTCTTCGAGTTTGCTCGAACTCCCGCGCTTCAGGGGAGTCAGCATCGGCCAGGCGGTCCACCATGCCGTGGAGACCATCTTGTTGAGGCTTGATCTCCAGCTCCACCCCCACCTCGGAATCCCCGGCCTCCGCCTGTACGATCACACCCCGCTTGTTCATTCGGTAGCCCTTGTTCAGATATTTGTAGATCAGCAGCCGTCGATCGGCGACGTAAGCCGTCAAAACTGTGGCCGGGAAGAAAGAGAAGGTCAGTATGCCTTCCCAGACCTCCAGCACACCCGGACTGGAGACCGCCAGGATAATGTAGAGCCACACGTAAGCGAAGATGCTCCAAGTGGCCGTGACGAAAAACACACGCAGATGCTTTATCTTTCGGGTCTCTCCGTTAGGAATCACGAATACGCATAAAGCAATGATGACGAAGAGATTGTAGGCGGCGGAGCCGACGATCGTACCCGGACCTAGCTCGCCAGCCTGGAAATTCTTCGCCCAAATCTCGATAATGGACAGCAGAATCTCAGGAGCGCTGCTGCCGAGCGCCATCAAGGTCAGATTGGCCACCGTCTCGTTCCACACTCGCACCACGACGATCTGCGGCTCTCTGCCCTGACGACGCACCACAAGCTCTTTCTCCTTGGACGTAATCACCTCGATAGCCGCCATGAAGCGATCGCTGATGATCGACACGCCGATGAACAGATACAACAACAGGAAGAAGTACACCAGGCCTCGAAAGATGATGTCAATTAGATGCAGGTTTTCCACCGGACGCCAGAGCGGCATCACTAGGCCCGGCTCGCAGCGCACCGAGTAATTTCCCATCATTTTGCCCGAGTTGCGTGTCTCGAAAACTGCAGCTGGAATTTGGTGTGATCTTCTAACAGTCTAGTCGGttttattttgcgaaaaaagtTCCGTTAGGTTTTTTCGTTTCTCATTCAGAATGACGAGCGATTTTCTTACGGTGTTATCTTGCAGAAAACGTCTCTGAAAAAAAGTAGCAGAGAAGCGAAGCAAATTTCTGCTTTTGAATCTcgagagaaataatttaaacttgAAGActcgttgttatttttttctttttttaccgCTTTTCCTTTACGATTTTTGCTTTCTGTCACATTGACACTGACACCAGCGGAGCAAAATTTAGTGCAGAATGCATAAAATTCCGACGAATCGCGATCGCGCGCGTGATATAGATATGCTCGTTGTTACTGACAAGAAGGGGATGATGCTTCGGAGCTTTCTCacgaacaataataattacagcGTCGAATTGCAGTGTCTTTGATTAGTTGAAGCTAATTTCtccaatctttttattaattagcttTGTTTACCAATTCTTGAATATTGTTTGCTTATCAGGCAGGttttttgtctcttttttttctctctctctctctccctctctccttctttctcacTGTTCTATCTTTCCTTGCACTCACGCACTCCTGCTCCGTTAATCTTCTTcctcacacacacacttgcCCTCACCGGAGAGATAAACTAGAACCGGGCCGCCCTGAGGAAAGTGCATCGGCGTTGGGAACCGGCTACCGAGGGAACCCGCCGATACCACCGCGGCAGTGAGCTCCCATCACGAAGCGGACCCTTCGACACCACGGGGTAGATAGAACCGTACCGGGCCGCGTTCGAACGAACACTgaaagaggagagagagaaagagaggaagctAGAGGAGAGAGCGGCCAGACCGAGTGGGGAGTGGTGTCTCGAGCTAGCCAGACGCGGCCACCCCGTTTTCCTGCCTCTCTCCTCGCCCTTTAGCCTTCTCTCTCGTCTCACTCTCTAGCCTCATCCTCGTCGGCCACGACACGCCGACGATGCTTCCGTCCTCGTCTTCGTGATCATACCGACAGTACCGCCGACCTCGTCTCCACGGTGCTCCCGTCCTTGTCTACTTCATTGCATCGACGATATCTCTGTTCTTGTTAACTTTAGTGTCGACGATCCTCCCGTCTTTATTCAGCTCGTCGCAACGACGATACCTTCGTCCTTGTCTACTGTACTGCACAACGATAGTACCGCCGCCCACGCCGTAGTATTTCCGTCTTCATCTACTTCATCTATGCCAGTGGTGCGTCCGTCCTTGTTGACGGTTTACTGCACCGACGGTACCAAGCTTGCCGGCAATATCTCTGTCTTCATCGTTCGCGAAGAGACACCACCATCTTCCGCGTGTTTGCGGGCGTTTCTCTGTAGTTTGACGCTCTCCTCGTCACGCTTTACAGCACAGTAGCATTCTGTATTTGTTTGTGCGCAGAATGCCTAGAGTATCTATTTCCCCTCCGAGCATTCCCCgctttcttcctttctcttcATCGCTTTTTCTGCACCCCGTTTTACTTCCGTTCGAACCCTCGCGTTGCACCCTTCTCTTTGTTTCCCCTCGCAGCGAATGCTCCCTCTTTCTCGCTTTATATCAGGGGTGACCATAGCGCGGCTCTTGTAAGTTTCACACACGCCTTAAGCTCGCTCTAAAAAGTTTCAACTTTCTCAGtagagattatttaaataagcatcaataacatattttgtacatacaGGTTTTTCAATCTAGATGACTAGATTGTTAAACTTAAATTCActtgtattatttatctcaGAAGTGTGCATGCATCCGTAATTCTCTGCAGCtttctttcgaaaaaataactttttacgctTACATATTTTTGCTTTCGGAGTACAAACCCTTGAATGGTTCTTCCGATACTGCCTCTCGTATTATAACTCTCACAGATAGTTGATTACCACTGTTCTTCGTGAATCTACTCACGCTACCTCCCAATTTACTATCTTTGTCGCTTTCAGATCTCTTCTCTCCCAAACTATCCACGCCTTTGCCCTTTCACCCCACGTTCTCCATCCTCGTTACAGCTTGTACTCTCCTTCACCCCACCCTTTTTCATCCCCATCCATGACTCCAAACTAGGGGCGCGTACGCAGGAATGATAAAACGTATTCAAAACCCTACACCTGCAACACAAgctattattaacataattattacatttttttacaataatttaaatttttctctatttagAATCAAACAAGATTTAACGTACAAAACACTAAGAGAATATACACGACAAAAATGAAGGaattgaaatgaaaattttagcGCATCCTCGAAATAAATTCCTCTCTTACAAAGTTTCTTCGTACGTCATTGATCTAGACGCGATCCTCGTCATACTAGAATTTACACCCTCTTCCCGTCCTCGTCACGCCGCACCCCTTCTCATACCGCCACCCTGATCTGCACGTTGCGCGTGCGTGCCTCTCCGTGCATAACCGACACCCTGAAAGGAGCAAAGGCTCGCCCGCCTCAACACCTCGTGTTATAGCTGACTCGATATATGTATGAACAATATAGTTGTCGTTAATTCAATGATTGACTAATAAGGTAATCATTAATCAAGTActcattatttgaattaatcattaattataattaacagttaattataaaacagaaaattatttaaagaatcaAATAGTATAGGCTCGTTTAgtgaaaatagaaagaattttCTAACAATGTTTAAATCTGTTGAATGATTCTTTGCAAGATGGAGAAGATGAAGGTAGAGTGA
The window above is part of the Linepithema humile isolate Giens D197 chromosome 8, Lhum_UNIL_v1.0, whole genome shotgun sequence genome. Proteins encoded here:
- the Calx gene encoding sodium/calcium exchanger Calx isoform X1, yielding MMGNYSVRCEPGLVMPLWRPVENLHLIDIIFRGLVYFFLLLYLFIGVSIISDRFMAAIEVITSKEKELVVRRQGREPQIVVVRVWNETVANLTLMALGSSAPEILLSIIEIWAKNFQAGELGPGTIVGSAAYNLFVIIALCVFVIPNGETRKIKHLRVFFVTATWSIFAYVWLYIILAVSSPGVLEVWEGILTFSFFPATVLTAYVADRRLLIYKYLNKGYRMNKRGVIVQAEAGDSEVGVELEIKPQQDGLHGMVDRLADADSPEAREFEQTRRDYINTLKELRKKYPALPLEQLEVMAHEEVLGKGPKSRAFYRVQATRKMVGAGNLSRKISERAQSDLSEVKAELQKAEAESIDIEHVNAMRVFFEPGHYTVMENVGTFEVGVTRAGGDLSRPCSVDYCTEDGSAEAGSDYVSAKGTLNFAPGETNKTIKLSVIDDELFEEDEHFYVRLSNVSQPAMLVSPSLATVMILDDDHSGIFGFPERDVELVESVGQHPLRVIRYSGARGRVIIPYRTVEGTAKPGKQYVHTEGSLTFEDNQTEKFLNLEIIEEDSYEKDALFYVELNDPMLQGAEAGIAAAAEMKQPEERTEEEKMALLGRPRLGEVTRAQIRIKESKEFKNTVDKLVQRANASIILGTSSWKEQFTDALTVSGGDEDEEGGRPSSPSAMDYLMHSLTIFWKVLFAFVPPTDIASGYLCFIISILGIGVVTAVIGDVASYFGCTLGIKDSVTAVVFVALGTSIPDTFASKVAACQDKYADASVGNVTGSNAVNVFLGIGVAWSIAAIYRACHSEPFLVEPGNLAFSVTIFCSEACIVIVVLLVRRIKSIGGELGGPFVPKVVTSAFLFSLWLLYLIMSTLEAYGVIQGF
- the Calx gene encoding sodium/calcium exchanger Calx isoform X2; the protein is MMGNYSVRCEPGLVMPLWRPVENLHLIDIIFRGLVYFFLLLYLFIGVSIISDRFMAAIEVITSKEKELVVRRQGREPQIVVVRVWNETVANLTLMALGSSAPEILLSIIEIWAKNFQAGELGPGTIVGSAAYNLFVIIALCVFVIPNGETRKIKHLRVFFVTATWSIFAYVWLYIILAVSSPGVLEVWEGILTFSFFPATVLTAYVADRRLLIYKYLNKGYRMNKRGVIVQAEAGDSEVGVELEIKPQQDGLHGMVDRLADADSPEAREFEQTRRDYINTLKELRKKYPALPLEQLEVMAHEEVLGKGPKSRAFYRVQATRKMVGAGNLSRKISERAQSDLSEVKAELQKAEAESIDIEHVNAMRVFFEPGHYTVMENVGTFEVGVTRAGGDLSRPCSVDYCTEDGSAEAGSDYVSAKGTLNFAPGETNKTIKLSVIDDELFEEDEHFYVRLSNVSQPAMLVSPSLATVMILDDDHSGIFGFPERDVELVESVGQHPLRVIRYSGARGRVIIPYRTVEGTAKPGKQYVHTEGSLTFEDNQTEKFLNLEIIEEDSYEKDALFYVELNDPMLQGGIAAAAEMKQPEERTEEEKMALLGRPRLGEVTRAQIRIKESKEFKNTVDKLVQRANASIILGTSSWKEQFTDALTVSGGDEDEEGGRPSSPSAMDYLMHSLTIFWKVLFAFVPPTDIASGYLCFIISILGIGVVTAVIGDVASYFGCTLGIKDSVTAVVFVALGTSIPDTFASKVAACQDKYADASVGNVTGSNAVNVFLGIGVAWSIAAIYRACHSEPFLVEPGNLAFSVTIFCSEACIVIVVLLVRRIKSIGGELGGPFVPKVVTSAFLFSLWLLYLIMSTLEAYGVIQGF